In Colius striatus isolate bColStr4 chromosome 17, bColStr4.1.hap1, whole genome shotgun sequence, the following proteins share a genomic window:
- the PATZ1 gene encoding POZ-, AT hook-, and zinc finger-containing protein 1 isoform X5, with protein MERVSEAAACGPSSGCYTYQVSRHSADMLHSLNQQRKNGGRFCDVLLRVGDESFPAHRAVLAACSEYFESVFSAQLGDGAGGGGVEGGATEAAAGGAAAAAGGTPGGGRELEMHTISSKVFGDILDFAYTSRIVVRLESFPELMTAAKFLLMRSVIDICQEVIKQSNVQILVPPARPDIMLFRPGAADLGFPLDMTNGAALAPNGNGIAGMPEDEATRAALTAAQSSLPVLQGVDRLPMVAGPLSPPLLASPFQNVAASAPPLSTKRGRGRPRKANLLDSMMFGTPGGLREAGILPCGLCGKVFTDANRLRQHEAQHGVTSLQLGYIDIPPPRLGENGVPGQDDPDAPRKRSRTRKQVACEICGKIFRDVYHLNRHKLSHSGEKPYSCPVCGLRFKRKDRMSYHVRSHDGSVGKPYICQSCGKGFSRPDHLNGHIKQVHTSERPHKCQTCNASFATRDRLRSHLACHEDKVPCQVCGKYLRAAYMADHLKKHSEGPSNFCTICNRGLQAPGVHPEWGSSVPLRQDLWHQRRPEMFTFGPD; from the exons ATGGAGCGGGTGAGCGAGGCCGCCGCCTGCGGCCCCTCGTCGGGCTGCTACACGTACCAGGTGAGCCGGCACAGCGCCGACATGCTGCACAGCCTCAACCAGCAGCGCAAGAACGGCGGCCGCTTCTGCGACGTGCTCCTCCGCGTGGGCGACGAGAGCTTCCCGGCGCATCGGGCCGTGCTGGCCGCTTGCAGCGAGTACTTCGAATCGGTGTTCAGCGCGCAGCTGGGCGACGgggcaggcggcggcggcgtgGAGGGCGGCGCGACGGAggcggcggccggcggggcggcggcggcggccggcgggACTCCCGGGGGCGGGCGGGAGCTGGAGATGCACACCATCAGCTCCAAGGTCTTCGGAGACATCCTGGACTTTGCCTACACGTCGCGCATCGTCGTGCGGCTGGAGAGCTTCCCGGAGCTCATGACAGCCGCCAAGTTCCTGCTGATGCGCTCTGTGATTGACATCTGCCAGGAGGTCATCAAGCAGTCCAATGTGCAGATCCTCGTGCCCCCTGCACGCCCTGACATTATGCTCTTCCGTCCCGGGGCTGCGGACCTCGGCTTCCCTCTCGACATGACCAACGGTGCCGCTTTGGCACCCAATGGCAACGGCATTGCTGGTATGCCCGAAGACGAGGCCACACGGGCCGCGCTCACTGCCGCCCAGTCCTCCCTACCTGTTCTGCAGGGTGTGGACCGCCTGCCCATGGTGGCAGGACCTCTGTCCCCACCACTGCTGGCCTCACCCTTCCAGAATGTTGCTGCTAGTGCCCCCCCTTTAAGCACCAAGAGGGGCAGAGGGCGTCCCCGTAAAGCCAATCTCTTGGACTCCATGATGTTTGGTACCCCAGGCGGCCTGAGAGAGGCTGGCATCTTGCCTTGTGGCCTCTGTGGGAAGGTATTTACGGATGCTAATCGTCTTCGTCAGCATGAGGCTCAACACGGGGTGACAAGCTTACAGCTGGGCTACATAGACATCCCACCCCCAAGACTGGGGGAAAACGGAGTCCCTGGTCAGGATGACCCCGATGCACCCCGAAAAAGAAGCAGGACGAGGAAACAGGTGGCCTGTGAGATCTGTGGCAAGATTTTTCGGGACGTGTACCACCTGAATCGGCACAAGCTGTCACACTCAGGCGAGAAGCCTTACTCTTGTCCTGTGTGTGGCTTACGGTTCAAGCGGAAAGACAGGATGTCCTATCATGTTCGATCTCACGATGGCTCTGTGGGAAAGCCCTACATCTGCCAGAGCTGtggaaaaggcttttccag gcCAGACCACTTGAATGGACACATCAAACAGGTGCATACCTCAGAGAGACCTCACAAGTGTCAG ACTTGTAATGCTTCCTTTGCCACTCGTGATCGACTGCGCTCACACCTAGCATGTCATGAAGACAAAGTTCCATGTCAGGTGTGTGGGAAGTACTTGCGAGCAGCATACATGGCAGATCATTTGAAGAAACATAGTGAAGGACCAAGCAATTTCTGCACTATCTGTAACCGAG
- the DRG1 gene encoding developmentally-regulated GTP-binding protein 1, with product MSSTLAKIAEIEAEMARTQKNKATAHHLGLLKARLAKLRRELITPKGGGGGGPGEGFDVAKTGDARIGFVGFPSVGKSTLLSNLAGVYSEVAAYEFTTLTTVPGVIRYKGAKIQLLDLPGIIEGAKDGKGRGRQVIAVARTCNLILIVLDVLKPLGHKKIIENELEGFGIRLNSKPPNIGFKKKDKGGINLTATCPQSELDTETVKSILAEYKIHNADVTLRSDATADDLIDVVEGNRVYIPCIYVLNKIDQISIEELDIIYKVPHCVPISAHHRWNFDDLLEKIWDYLKLVRIYTKPKGQLPDYTSPVVLPYCKTTVEDFCMKIHKNLIKDFKYALVWGSSVKHNPQKVGKDHTLEDEDVIQIVKK from the exons ATGAGCAGCACGCTGGCCAAGATCGCGGAGATCGAGGCTGAG ATGGCCCGGACGCAGAAGAACAAGGCCACGGCTCaccacctggggctgctgaaaGCCCGCTTGGCCAAGCTGCGGCGGGAGCTCATCACCCCCaagggaggcggcggcggcggcccagGGGAAG GCTTTGATGTTGCAAAGACAGGTGATGCCCGAATTGGGTTTGTGGGTTTTCCATCAGTGGGGAAATCTACTCTTCTAAGTAATCTTGCTGGTGTATACTCTGAAGTGGCAGCATATGAATTCACTACACTAACTACCGTGCCTGGAGTCATTAGATACAAAGGAGCAAAGATACAG CTACTTGATCTCCCAGGAATTATTGAAGGTGCCAAGGATGGTAAAGGCAGAGGACGGCAAGTCATTGCAG TTGCTCGAACCTGTAATCTCATTCTGATTGTTCTGGATGTGCTGAAACCCCTTGGTCACAAGAAAATCATTGAGAATGAACTGGAGGGATTTGGAATTCGTCTGAATAGCAAGCCCCCCAATATcggctttaaaaaaaaggacaaaggagGCATTAACCTTACAGCCACA TGTCCTCAGAGTGAGCTGGATACTGAAACAGTGAAGAGCATCTTAGCAGAGTATAAAATTCACAATGCCGATGTCACACTGCGCAGCGACGCCACTGCTGATGACCTAATTGACGTTGTTGAAGGAAACAG GGTTTACATCCCATGCATTTATGTCCTAAATAAAATTGACCAAATTTCCATTGAGGAACTAGATATTATTTACAAAGTACCCCACTGTGTACCGATATCTGCGCATCATCGCTGGAACTTTGATGATCTGCTGGAGAAGATTTGGGACTACTTGAAGCTAGTACGAAT CTACACCAAACCAAAAGGGCAGCTCCCAGACTACACCTCTCCTGTAGTACTACCTTACTGCAAGACCACAGTGGAGGACTTTTGCATGAAGATCCACAAAAATCTCATTAAGGACTTTAAATA TGCACTGGTCTGGGGTTCATCTGTAAAACACAACCCTCAAAAAGTTGGTAAAGATCATACTCTTGAAGATGAGGATGTTATTCAGATTGTGAAGAAATAA